Proteins encoded in a region of the Cytobacillus pseudoceanisediminis genome:
- a CDS encoding Ger(x)C family spore germination protein: protein MKSFILICLSMLLSGCVEKEIIDEINFEAGVGFDLAEDEENTYRGTVVFQEFEPDKSVINRTFSANGLLRQDMRLDVSKQSSEPLVTGGLQLAIFGPEISKKGIYDIVDSFHRDASIGARVFVATADGKSEDLLKGEYGTRGNATYIYNLIQHNIDHRDIPLTNLHIFSRDYYQKGKDPFLPRLKKPAMIK, encoded by the coding sequence ATGAAAAGCTTTATATTAATATGCCTCTCCATGCTCCTTTCAGGATGTGTGGAAAAAGAAATCATTGATGAAATTAATTTTGAGGCAGGAGTCGGCTTCGATTTAGCAGAGGATGAAGAAAATACCTATAGAGGAACTGTAGTATTTCAGGAATTCGAGCCTGACAAAAGCGTAATTAATAGGACATTTTCTGCAAATGGATTACTTAGACAAGACATGCGTCTAGATGTTTCCAAGCAGTCATCAGAACCACTTGTCACAGGCGGGCTACAGTTGGCTATATTCGGTCCTGAAATTTCTAAAAAAGGGATATATGACATTGTAGATTCTTTTCATAGAGATGCAAGTATTGGAGCGCGCGTATTTGTTGCTACTGCGGATGGGAAATCAGAAGACTTGTTAAAAGGTGAGTATGGCACGAGAGGGAATGCAACATATATCTATAATCTGATTCAACACAATATTGACCATCGTGATATTCCTTTAACCAATTTGCATATTTTTTCTCGTGACTACTATCAAAAAGGTAAAGACCCATTCCTGCCCCGACTAAAAAAACCGGCAATGATAAAGTAG
- a CDS encoding Ger(x)C family spore germination C-terminal domain-containing protein: MGISLFQNDKEVSTLPAEELFFFKLLVDKYSEGNFEVKLKKGDIAAVESIKSKNKINMTDDLATITIHLKGIIREFTGDFLTPQIIGEVEKYLEKEIEKTCLKLLNQFQHLRIDPVGLGHKKKTKIGTLTLKSGKTITRC; encoded by the coding sequence GTGGGAATAAGTCTTTTCCAAAACGACAAAGAAGTTAGCACTCTCCCCGCAGAGGAATTGTTCTTTTTTAAATTACTCGTAGATAAATATAGCGAAGGAAACTTTGAGGTTAAGTTAAAAAAAGGAGATATTGCTGCTGTAGAGAGTATAAAATCAAAGAATAAAATCAATATGACTGATGATCTCGCTACCATAACCATCCATCTTAAAGGTATTATTCGTGAGTTTACAGGAGATTTTTTAACCCCACAGATTATTGGAGAGGTTGAAAAGTATCTAGAGAAAGAAATTGAGAAAACCTGCTTAAAATTGTTAAATCAATTTCAACATCTTAGAATAGACCCTGTTGGCTTGGGACACAAGAAAAAAACCAAAATCGGAACTTTGACTTTAAAAAGTGGGAAGACGATTACAAGATGTTAG
- a CDS encoding helix-turn-helix domain-containing protein → MNLRMLRVKKRLTQQEVAKSIGVSQDTISNYERNSRVPKKRNLVKLAEFYGVTEEEITEESS, encoded by the coding sequence ATGAACTTAAGAATGCTTAGAGTGAAGAAGCGACTGACACAACAGGAAGTAGCTAAATCTATTGGGGTTTCTCAAGACACTATCAGCAATTACGAGCGTAACTCCCGTGTTCCTAAGAAGAGGAATTTAGTGAAACTTGCAGAGTTTTATGGGGTTACTGAGGAAGAAATCACTGAAGAAAGTAGTTGA
- a CDS encoding helix-turn-helix domain-containing protein, with amino-acid sequence MYGSIGINLRMLRFQKNMTQNEVAGATGINIRKLSYYECNKTKPSLEDLEKLAKFYGVTVEKIKDVIY; translated from the coding sequence ATGTACGGCAGCATAGGAATCAACTTAAGAATGCTAAGGTTCCAGAAGAACATGACTCAAAATGAAGTAGCTGGAGCTACTGGAATCAATATTAGAAAACTCAGTTATTACGAATGCAACAAAACTAAGCCCTCATTGGAGGACTTAGAAAAGTTAGCAAAATTTTATGGAGTAACTGTTGAGAAAATCAAAGACGTAATATACTAA
- a CDS encoding N-acetylmuramoyl-L-alanine amidase, which yields MVKLFIDPGHGGTDPGAVGNGLQEKDLTLQIATRIKDILTLEYDNVSIRMSRTGDQTVSLSERTNAANAWGADFFLSVHINAGGGTGYEDYVYPGVGAPTTTYQNNIHAEVMKLVNFNDRGKKQANFYVLRETSMPALLTENGFIDNTNDAAKLKSSTFIENLARGHVNGIVKSFNLPKKNSAVFHTVVSGDTVYSLSRTYGSNIQQIRDWNNLDADYTIYVGQRIRVK from the coding sequence ATGGTAAAACTTTTTATTGATCCAGGTCACGGCGGCACAGATCCAGGTGCGGTAGGAAATGGTCTTCAGGAAAAGGATTTAACACTACAAATCGCCACACGTATAAAAGATATTTTAACCCTTGAATATGATAATGTTTCAATCCGCATGAGCCGTACAGGGGATCAAACAGTATCTTTATCAGAGCGCACAAACGCTGCGAATGCATGGGGAGCTGATTTCTTCTTATCAGTTCACATTAACGCAGGCGGGGGAACAGGATATGAAGATTATGTATATCCAGGAGTTGGGGCTCCAACAACCACTTATCAAAATAACATCCATGCAGAGGTTATGAAGCTGGTTAATTTTAATGATCGTGGTAAAAAGCAGGCAAACTTCTATGTGCTTCGTGAAACAAGCATGCCGGCATTGTTAACAGAAAATGGCTTTATTGATAATACCAATGATGCAGCCAAGCTGAAATCAAGCACTTTTATTGAGAATCTTGCACGTGGCCATGTGAATGGAATTGTTAAGAGTTTTAATCTTCCTAAGAAGAACTCAGCAGTTTTCCATACTGTTGTTTCTGGAGATACAGTATATTCTCTAAGTAGAACTTACGGTAGTAATATCCAACAGATTAGGGATTGGAATAACCTTGATGCAGACTATACTATCTATGTTGGTCAGCGCATACGTGTTAAATAA
- a CDS encoding phage holin, whose product MINWKVRFKNPIFLAQLFLAFFAPILGYYGLTAQDLTTWGSVFNLLVGAFSNPYILLLIMVSVWNALNDPTTRGIEDSQQAKRYQWPK is encoded by the coding sequence TTGATAAATTGGAAAGTACGCTTTAAAAATCCAATATTCCTAGCACAACTATTTTTAGCATTTTTTGCACCTATACTTGGTTATTATGGATTAACCGCACAGGACCTCACTACGTGGGGTTCTGTTTTTAATTTGCTAGTAGGAGCATTTTCTAATCCGTATATTTTGCTGCTAATAATGGTGAGTGTGTGGAATGCCTTAAATGATCCTACAACAAGGGGAATAGAGGATAGCCAACAAGCTAAACGCTATCAATGGCCAAAATAA
- a CDS encoding hemolysin XhlA family protein has translation MTNEAETMDLWKTSVNKDIEEMKGDIRRLQDKTLLQDQIIQNIQGDLKEIKEDTKWLKRTITNAIIMSVFTAIIGGGIAIIFTVFKG, from the coding sequence GTGACAAATGAGGCGGAAACAATGGATTTATGGAAGACATCTGTAAATAAAGACATTGAAGAAATGAAAGGTGATATTCGCCGGCTACAGGATAAAACACTCTTACAAGACCAAATAATCCAGAACATCCAAGGTGACCTAAAGGAAATTAAAGAAGATACTAAATGGCTAAAAAGAACAATTACAAATGCCATTATTATGTCCGTTTTCACTGCTATAATTGGCGGCGGTATTGCAATTATCTTTACAGTGTTTAAAGGTTAG
- a CDS encoding phage tail spike protein translates to MPFFDAIHTEQLNKDHTFEFSVPADHEAAAHVKENNLVTFKDEDGDFQLFQIYKIEEEHNGIEIVTKAYAEHAFFEMNDDIIEDLRTVDGTADSAMTDALSKSRFKKGTVADLGLRTTNFYYESAISSIQKIISTWGGELKKRINFDGSAIIGRFVDLLARRGADTGKRFEFTKDLVSIKRTVDTSNLKTALYGRGNGEQTETGGYTRRLTFADVVWNGSGLDPVDKPLGQQWVGDPVALEQFGRIDPDTGKKIHRFGVFEDGEETDPEALLDKTWNALQSTNTPRITYEMNVLDLEQITGLSHEKVRLGDTVFAIDKEFTPELRVEARVIEIKRDLVNPENTEIILGNFLPLFTDLASRLKNIESKVDGRTGVWDNPGEIGPIDDTDFADITPQKPNVTASGAFSKVIIEWDADLSSYVKEYEVYVSTVPNFTPDISNLVARATTSVFVYEGEPNQQYYIRVRGMNRAGTAGPFSDQKTATTARIVAGDITPQVITNDLIALNANIDGAKMADASIGRAKIGSVNADVIDTGVLNAARIDVRAQLGANISTAEELLYGYMGHGFLDIGDGENWYQWLPYKSYIYLMEDTTADKYNRPAPEEGDEIAFDFLLYAKNTSGAAPTLTATITVYFEGGGSWTDPFQIHTFQPVPANTPTRVQFSRKVPEGAYSGKKPSHFEMSFYTTTSGTELYVRDTDVRIRLRGNLVVQGDFEVKNLKAWEGLNVNDQFIVDENGNVKFAGTLEAGVSINSPTINAGEFFGGRIYMYGEQAIYYTVDDPDNQTERTIISNGSISQDKYETAGDYTRVRSTFLRSGRLDYSNGVNIRERLREDYITYSVKGSLLPYEYKYEFGDMIIDNGLIAADIVGVKDSLDGTSTGWPLYLHVDRLGIGKSKVNETDPEYTGLLLDIRKDRNLGNRTLLSTPDGITFKSINSGEFVFKDKVWIDADADLLQLYGSTHCYIEFFKTGGARSGWFGYGSLNNDNLNISNSIGRVLINTSDGGVAEFMGLSGHDGLRMANRAIIKWLSSSDTIQIRNSSDGAYGTLQAIISNASDRRLKRNILPYEESALEKVLATPIYTYNMVNYDDSKIFMGMIADEAPENIVIKGDTAEMPDGIDIYQMSSMIWKAVQEMDEKLSNALAEFEELKMKLERNGIQ, encoded by the coding sequence ATGCCCTTTTTTGATGCCATTCACACAGAGCAATTAAATAAAGATCATACTTTTGAGTTTTCAGTTCCCGCAGATCATGAAGCGGCTGCACACGTGAAAGAAAACAATCTTGTCACATTCAAAGACGAAGATGGAGATTTTCAGTTATTCCAGATTTACAAAATCGAAGAAGAACACAACGGAATTGAAATTGTCACAAAAGCTTATGCTGAACATGCTTTCTTTGAAATGAATGATGATATTATCGAGGACTTGCGAACCGTTGACGGAACAGCAGACAGCGCTATGACTGATGCCCTATCAAAAAGCCGGTTCAAAAAAGGAACTGTTGCGGATCTCGGCCTAAGAACAACAAATTTTTACTATGAATCTGCCATTTCTTCAATTCAGAAGATCATCAGTACATGGGGCGGGGAACTAAAGAAACGCATAAACTTTGACGGTTCAGCCATTATAGGGCGTTTTGTGGATCTTCTTGCAAGGCGGGGAGCTGATACCGGGAAGCGGTTTGAATTCACAAAAGATCTGGTTTCCATTAAAAGAACTGTTGATACTTCTAACCTGAAAACGGCCTTATATGGGCGTGGGAATGGCGAACAGACAGAAACGGGAGGATATACAAGGCGTTTAACTTTTGCAGATGTTGTTTGGAACGGTTCCGGACTTGATCCTGTTGATAAACCTTTAGGCCAACAATGGGTTGGGGATCCGGTGGCCCTTGAACAATTTGGGCGAATAGATCCAGACACAGGAAAGAAAATTCACAGATTCGGAGTCTTTGAGGATGGGGAAGAAACAGATCCTGAAGCTTTATTGGACAAAACATGGAATGCCCTGCAAAGCACAAACACACCAAGAATCACTTATGAAATGAATGTTTTAGACTTGGAGCAAATCACAGGACTTTCACATGAAAAAGTTCGCTTGGGTGATACTGTTTTTGCCATTGATAAAGAATTTACACCTGAATTGAGAGTTGAAGCCAGAGTAATCGAAATCAAAAGGGATTTAGTAAATCCTGAAAACACAGAAATAATTCTTGGGAATTTCCTTCCCTTGTTTACTGATCTTGCATCAAGGCTGAAAAATATTGAAAGCAAGGTTGATGGAAGAACCGGGGTCTGGGATAATCCCGGAGAAATTGGCCCTATTGATGATACCGATTTTGCTGATATTACACCCCAAAAACCAAATGTAACTGCTTCAGGAGCCTTTTCAAAGGTCATTATTGAATGGGATGCAGATTTAAGTAGCTATGTGAAAGAGTATGAAGTTTACGTTTCAACAGTTCCTAACTTTACACCTGACATATCAAATCTAGTAGCCAGGGCGACGACAAGCGTATTTGTTTATGAAGGTGAGCCAAATCAGCAATATTACATTAGGGTTAGAGGGATGAACAGGGCGGGAACTGCCGGGCCGTTTTCTGATCAAAAAACAGCCACAACAGCAAGAATTGTTGCAGGAGATATAACTCCCCAAGTGATAACAAATGATCTCATTGCGTTAAATGCCAATATTGACGGGGCGAAAATGGCTGATGCTTCAATAGGCAGGGCCAAGATCGGAAGTGTTAATGCTGACGTTATCGACACAGGGGTTTTAAACGCTGCAAGAATTGACGTTAGGGCACAGCTTGGGGCCAACATTTCAACAGCTGAAGAATTACTTTATGGATATATGGGTCATGGTTTCCTTGATATTGGGGACGGTGAAAATTGGTATCAATGGCTGCCGTATAAAAGTTATATATATCTTATGGAAGATACAACAGCTGACAAATACAACAGGCCAGCGCCTGAAGAAGGGGATGAAATAGCTTTTGATTTCCTTCTTTATGCGAAAAACACTTCAGGGGCAGCGCCAACATTAACTGCCACAATAACGGTTTATTTTGAAGGCGGGGGAAGTTGGACGGATCCATTTCAGATACACACATTTCAGCCTGTTCCCGCCAATACCCCTACAAGGGTACAGTTTTCAAGGAAGGTTCCTGAAGGTGCTTATTCAGGTAAAAAACCAAGCCATTTTGAAATGTCTTTCTATACAACGACTTCAGGAACGGAACTTTATGTAAGAGATACAGACGTAAGAATCAGGCTGAGAGGGAACTTAGTCGTTCAAGGTGATTTTGAAGTTAAGAACCTTAAAGCTTGGGAAGGTTTAAACGTCAATGATCAATTCATTGTTGATGAAAACGGAAATGTTAAATTTGCAGGAACACTTGAAGCGGGCGTTTCCATCAATTCACCTACCATTAACGCAGGGGAATTCTTTGGAGGAAGGATATACATGTATGGGGAACAAGCCATTTATTATACAGTGGATGATCCCGACAACCAAACCGAAAGAACAATTATTTCTAACGGTTCGATAAGCCAAGATAAATATGAAACTGCAGGAGATTACACTCGTGTTAGGTCTACTTTTCTTAGATCAGGGAGACTGGATTATTCAAATGGTGTAAACATCAGAGAAAGATTAAGAGAAGATTACATTACCTATAGTGTTAAAGGAAGTCTTTTGCCTTATGAATACAAGTATGAATTTGGCGATATGATCATAGATAATGGCTTGATTGCTGCTGATATTGTGGGAGTTAAAGATTCACTTGATGGAACTTCAACTGGTTGGCCTTTGTACCTTCATGTAGACAGGCTGGGAATCGGAAAATCTAAAGTGAATGAAACAGATCCTGAATATACAGGATTGCTTCTTGATATAAGAAAAGATAGGAATCTCGGCAATAGAACTTTGCTTTCAACTCCTGATGGAATCACATTCAAAAGCATAAACAGCGGAGAATTCGTTTTCAAGGATAAAGTTTGGATTGATGCTGATGCAGATTTACTTCAACTTTATGGATCTACCCATTGTTATATAGAGTTTTTCAAAACAGGTGGTGCAAGAAGCGGATGGTTTGGATATGGAAGCCTGAACAATGACAATCTCAACATTTCCAACTCAATCGGAAGGGTTTTAATAAACACATCTGATGGCGGTGTAGCTGAGTTCATGGGCCTTAGTGGGCATGATGGATTAAGAATGGCGAACAGGGCCATTATAAAATGGCTTTCTTCTTCTGACACCATACAAATAAGAAATTCTTCGGATGGGGCATATGGAACTTTACAGGCTATTATATCCAATGCTTCCGACAGACGACTAAAGAGGAATATCCTCCCCTATGAAGAATCGGCGTTGGAAAAAGTGCTTGCAACTCCAATATACACTTACAACATGGTTAATTATGATGATTCTAAAATTTTCATGGGGATGATTGCCGATGAAGCGCCTGAAAACATTGTCATTAAAGGGGACACGGCAGAAATGCCTGATGGTATTGATATATATCAAATGTCTTCTATGATATGGAAGGCTGTTCAGGAAATGGACGAAAAACTATCAAATGCTCTTGCTGAATTTGAAGAACTAAAAATGAAGCTTGAAAGGAACGGTATTCAATGA
- a CDS encoding distal tail protein Dit yields MSWGFSFNGIHSTSKGIRISNIQGRDTLPEIESRTAQAPSKNGVHYFGFRFMERRITVEINLFGASLFNFRTKIRDLASWLNPKNGPQELIFDDETDKKYYAVVIENTDFEGIFAKRVAEIEFLCPDPFAYSITESSATISNDSATINNTGTAEAFPIITVDFSASATELKIEKNSNEFLRIVRNFVAGDEVVIDCQVGTITYNGKTNLITALDINSDFSLWIQEIQH; encoded by the coding sequence ATGAGTTGGGGATTTTCCTTTAATGGGATTCATTCAACATCAAAAGGGATAAGAATCTCGAATATACAAGGTCGTGATACACTCCCGGAGATTGAAAGCCGAACGGCACAAGCGCCATCAAAAAATGGGGTTCATTACTTTGGTTTTCGGTTTATGGAGCGGAGAATAACGGTTGAAATTAACCTTTTCGGTGCTTCTCTTTTTAATTTCAGAACAAAAATAAGGGATTTGGCTTCGTGGCTGAATCCCAAAAATGGACCACAAGAACTGATTTTTGATGATGAAACTGATAAGAAATATTATGCGGTTGTAATCGAAAATACAGATTTTGAAGGGATCTTTGCAAAGCGGGTGGCAGAAATTGAATTCCTTTGCCCGGATCCATTTGCTTATTCCATAACAGAAAGTTCTGCAACGATTTCAAACGATTCTGCAACAATAAATAATACAGGAACGGCAGAAGCATTTCCTATAATCACTGTCGATTTTTCAGCTTCAGCTACTGAATTAAAGATTGAAAAGAATTCTAATGAATTTCTACGGATTGTGCGTAATTTTGTGGCTGGCGATGAAGTTGTGATTGATTGTCAAGTTGGCACAATTACTTATAACGGCAAAACAAACTTAATTACTGCACTTGATATTAATTCAGATTTTTCTCTTTGGATCCAGGAGATACAACATTAA
- a CDS encoding phage tail tape measure protein: protein MASSDGRIVINTEINTNNVESGLQQIENRVQDVADRMGSIGETMSKAVTVPLTAMGAAGIAAATSVSDAQAKIRNSLGLTKGEAERLTKTAKNIYTAGFGESLEDVSNALIQTRQNIKGLDQEELETVTKSAMNLAQTFDADVNEVTRAGGNLIKGFGISAEEAFDLMAHGAQNGLNFSNEMFDNLSEYAPLFAEMGFSASEYFQLLEQGSKAGVYNLDYINDAMKEFQIKIKDGSKSTSDAMGQMSKSTQKVWKDFLAGKGTVKDVHNAVIAELKGMDDQVKANEIGVGLYGTKWEDLEADAMYALGNIDGGVKGVKGSMDEMNRVTEESFGTKWKQFTREALIALEPLGKVLLDFAMAVLPYVSQAIQFVSDAFAKMDPVMQAITVGIGLIAAAIGPFLTVLGAMIGPLTTAWQWLSKVKAIFPLIRTAMLALTGPVGIISGIVVALALLIYENWDSISKWTTEKWGQVKNFLSNMWSLTKILFEQSLKFISDFIDKTWKAVKTVTENTWKGIKTFFSNTWLAMKNTANNVAENIRSYVSGKWQALKDKTNEIYNSIETKIQNTWNEAKGIVQNTAEAIRRTAIEKFVALRQGVQEKLYEVKQKIMDIWNQAQDWLEGVDLEWIGRNIISGLIRGLWGMFGSLMDTARSIAKSIANKIQSALDIHSPSRVAIELGSFFTEGLEDGLLARAKQLMKAATQVGETVAIGTRKPLQDARLDISKQKVHSAQTASSAAAGVVNKTIQLIMPNVRTENDARCISQKLASLESRSLRVGGVSP from the coding sequence ATGGCTTCGAGTGATGGGCGCATTGTCATCAATACAGAAATAAACACAAATAACGTGGAGTCAGGGCTTCAGCAGATTGAAAACCGGGTACAAGATGTAGCTGACAGAATGGGATCCATTGGGGAAACCATGTCCAAGGCCGTAACGGTTCCTCTTACTGCAATGGGAGCTGCTGGGATTGCTGCTGCAACTTCCGTTAGTGATGCACAAGCGAAAATAAGAAATAGTTTGGGACTTACCAAAGGAGAGGCTGAAAGACTAACCAAAACAGCCAAAAACATTTATACAGCGGGATTCGGTGAAAGCCTTGAAGATGTTTCAAACGCCTTGATTCAAACCCGGCAAAATATCAAGGGATTGGATCAAGAAGAACTTGAAACCGTAACAAAATCAGCCATGAACTTGGCCCAAACCTTTGATGCAGATGTAAATGAGGTTACAAGGGCTGGAGGAAACCTTATAAAAGGGTTTGGAATTTCTGCAGAAGAGGCATTTGATCTCATGGCACATGGGGCGCAGAACGGACTGAACTTCTCTAATGAAATGTTCGATAATCTCAGCGAATATGCGCCTTTGTTTGCTGAAATGGGCTTTTCTGCTTCTGAATACTTTCAGCTGTTAGAACAAGGCAGTAAAGCTGGAGTGTATAACCTCGATTACATCAATGATGCAATGAAGGAATTTCAAATCAAAATTAAAGACGGATCCAAATCAACTTCTGATGCTATGGGCCAAATGTCTAAAAGTACCCAGAAGGTATGGAAGGATTTCTTAGCCGGTAAGGGTACGGTTAAAGACGTTCACAATGCAGTCATAGCGGAATTAAAAGGAATGGATGATCAGGTTAAAGCCAATGAAATTGGTGTTGGTCTATACGGGACTAAGTGGGAAGATCTTGAAGCTGATGCCATGTATGCCCTTGGAAATATTGATGGAGGGGTCAAAGGAGTCAAAGGTTCCATGGATGAAATGAACCGGGTAACTGAAGAATCCTTTGGGACCAAGTGGAAGCAATTCACAAGGGAAGCTTTGATTGCCCTGGAGCCTTTAGGGAAAGTTCTTTTAGACTTTGCCATGGCAGTTCTCCCGTATGTCTCCCAAGCAATCCAATTTGTTTCTGATGCCTTTGCAAAAATGGATCCAGTTATGCAGGCAATAACTGTTGGAATCGGACTAATAGCAGCTGCAATAGGCCCGTTTTTAACCGTATTAGGGGCAATGATTGGTCCACTAACAACAGCCTGGCAATGGTTATCTAAAGTAAAGGCGATATTCCCGTTAATCAGAACAGCAATGCTTGCACTCACAGGCCCGGTTGGTATTATTTCGGGAATCGTTGTAGCTTTAGCACTCTTAATCTATGAAAATTGGGATTCTATAAGCAAATGGACAACTGAAAAATGGGGACAGGTAAAAAACTTCCTTTCTAACATGTGGAGTTTAACCAAGATTTTATTTGAGCAATCCCTAAAGTTCATATCTGATTTCATAGATAAAACTTGGAAAGCTGTTAAAACAGTAACAGAAAATACGTGGAAAGGAATAAAAACATTTTTCTCCAATACTTGGCTGGCCATGAAAAACACTGCAAATAATGTAGCTGAGAATATAAGGAGCTATGTTTCTGGAAAATGGCAAGCGTTAAAGGACAAAACAAATGAAATATACAATTCCATAGAAACCAAAATACAAAATACTTGGAATGAAGCAAAGGGAATTGTCCAAAACACAGCTGAAGCCATACGCAGAACTGCTATTGAAAAATTTGTTGCTTTAAGGCAAGGGGTTCAAGAAAAGCTTTATGAAGTCAAACAGAAGATCATGGACATATGGAATCAGGCCCAAGATTGGCTAGAAGGTGTTGATCTTGAATGGATAGGGCGAAACATCATAAGCGGTCTTATTCGTGGATTGTGGGGCATGTTTGGAAGCCTGATGGACACAGCCAGAAGCATTGCGAAAAGCATAGCAAACAAGATCCAGAGTGCTCTAGATATTCATAGCCCTTCAAGGGTAGCTATTGAATTAGGTTCATTCTTTACGGAAGGTTTAGAGGATGGGCTTTTAGCAAGGGCCAAACAGCTGATGAAAGCAGCAACCCAAGTAGGGGAAACTGTTGCAATCGGCACAAGGAAACCTTTGCAAGATGCCAGGTTAGACATTTCCAAGCAGAAAGTTCATTCTGCACAAACTGCTTCAAGTGCTGCAGCAGGAGTGGTCAATAAAACCATTCAGCTAATTATGCCTAATGTCCGAACTGAAAATGATGCAAGGTGCATTTCTCAAAAACTGGCAAGCTTAGAAAGCAGGTCTTTACGTGTAGGGGGTGTTAGCCCATGA